The following coding sequences are from one Pseudomonas mendocina window:
- a CDS encoding FecR domain-containing protein produces MNEAQRVALKAASGWYARLCSGSSDASEQQAWQRWYDADAHHRQAWQQIEKLREQLGLLPGPIASSTLRGVDHGRRRLLGSLALVGLAAPLGWFAWQSDTRRYWLADYRSGVGERRQWQLSDGSELMLGTASAAQWHVDGQRRLLRLLSGEALIHCPGEARPLLVETRHGLVRSQGARFCVRSDEQGSQVAVLEQHVEVAPLRHLQSMQTLTAGHHLRFDAGQLGSPLANDAATAAWTQGSLIALDQPLGEVIAELARYRHGVLRLDPALGGLKVSGSFPLADTDRALAALEHSFPVRVVRRTDYWVTLVPKV; encoded by the coding sequence GTGAACGAGGCACAGCGCGTCGCGCTCAAGGCTGCCAGCGGCTGGTACGCACGGCTGTGCTCTGGCAGCAGCGATGCCAGCGAGCAGCAGGCCTGGCAACGCTGGTATGACGCCGATGCGCATCATCGCCAGGCCTGGCAGCAGATCGAGAAGCTGCGTGAGCAATTGGGGCTGCTGCCTGGCCCCATTGCCTCGTCGACCCTGCGCGGCGTCGACCACGGCCGGCGGCGCCTGCTCGGCAGTCTGGCGTTGGTCGGCCTGGCTGCGCCGCTGGGCTGGTTCGCCTGGCAGAGCGACACCCGGCGTTACTGGCTGGCCGACTACCGCAGTGGCGTAGGTGAGCGTCGCCAATGGCAACTGAGCGATGGCAGCGAGTTGATGCTCGGCACCGCCAGCGCGGCGCAGTGGCATGTCGACGGGCAACGGCGCCTGCTGCGTTTGTTGAGTGGCGAAGCGTTGATCCACTGCCCAGGCGAGGCCCGCCCGCTGCTGGTGGAAACCCGCCATGGCCTGGTACGCAGCCAGGGTGCGCGTTTCTGCGTGCGCAGCGATGAGCAAGGCAGCCAGGTCGCCGTGCTGGAACAGCACGTGGAGGTCGCGCCCCTGCGCCATCTGCAATCCATGCAGACGCTGACTGCCGGGCATCACCTGCGCTTCGATGCCGGGCAGCTCGGGTCACCGCTTGCCAACGATGCGGCCACGGCGGCCTGGACGCAGGGCAGCCTGATCGCTCTCGATCAGCCGCTGGGCGAGGTGATCGCCGAGCTGGCGCGCTATCGCCATGGCGTGCTGCGGCTCGATCCGGCCCTGGGCGGGCTGAAGGTATCCGGCAGTTTCCCCCTGGCCGACACCGATCGCGCCCTGGCCGCGCTGGAGCACAGCTTCCCGGTACGGGTGGTGCGGCGTACCGACTACTGGGTGACGCTGGTGCCGAAGGTATAG
- a CDS encoding DUF1989 domain-containing protein, whose amino-acid sequence MSHSNHAHDYPACCQPDNGAALGINATLNEPLSADGTPELGKTYTVPARCGRAVRLKAGEVIKIINTHGTQVCDTWLFNSEDLSEFLSMEHARAHIDRIIPKAGDELFSNRRRTIGTLLSDTSPGVHDTLIAACDLHRYTNLGVEGYHDSCADNMRLALQAIGLRAREVPQPFNLWMNIPVKADYSIEWLPPVSKAGDYVEIQAAMDCVVVMSACPQDIVPINDLNPVEVHFVVSAG is encoded by the coding sequence ATGAGCCATTCCAACCACGCCCACGACTATCCCGCCTGCTGCCAGCCCGACAACGGCGCCGCGCTGGGCATCAACGCCACTCTCAACGAGCCACTGTCGGCCGACGGCACGCCCGAGCTGGGCAAGACCTACACCGTGCCGGCCCGCTGCGGCCGCGCCGTGCGTCTGAAGGCCGGTGAGGTGATCAAGATCATCAATACCCACGGCACCCAGGTCTGCGACACCTGGCTGTTCAACAGCGAAGACCTCAGCGAATTCCTTTCCATGGAACACGCCCGTGCGCATATCGACCGCATCATTCCCAAGGCGGGTGACGAGCTGTTCAGCAACCGTCGCCGCACCATCGGCACCTTGCTGAGCGACACCTCGCCGGGCGTGCACGACACCCTGATCGCCGCCTGCGACCTGCATCGCTATACCAACCTCGGTGTCGAGGGTTATCACGACAGCTGCGCCGACAACATGCGCCTGGCCTTGCAGGCCATCGGTCTGCGTGCCCGTGAAGTGCCGCAGCCGTTCAACCTGTGGATGAACATCCCGGTCAAGGCGGACTACAGCATCGAGTGGCTGCCACCGGTTTCCAAGGCCGGTGACTACGTGGAAATCCAGGCAGCCATGGACTGCGTGGTGGTGATGTCCGCCTGCCCTCAGGACATCGTGCCGATCAACGACCTGAACCCGGTGGAAGTGCACTTCGTGGTCAGCGCCGGCTGA
- a CDS encoding amino acid ABC transporter permease — protein sequence MNDFGARFALYWPALLDGALTTLWLCLAGMLLGFVLGVLIYLLGNSRSRGCVAFARVYVSFFRGTPMLAQLLLLFYLPAGLGLDVPALVAAGLALAMNTAAYQSQILRSGFAAIPAGQLEAAAVFSISRWRMLLHIQLPQVLRLTLPALISELIDVIKVSAVVSVISITDLMRVSQQLVSQTYRPLEVYLVAALFYLALTSLLALLGRELERRWQARS from the coding sequence ATGAATGATTTTGGCGCTCGCTTCGCACTCTACTGGCCAGCTTTGCTCGACGGCGCGCTGACTACCTTGTGGTTGTGTCTGGCCGGCATGCTGCTGGGCTTCGTGCTCGGTGTGCTGATCTATCTGCTGGGCAATAGCCGCAGCCGTGGCTGCGTGGCGTTCGCCAGGGTCTACGTCAGTTTCTTTCGTGGCACGCCGATGCTGGCGCAGCTGCTGTTGCTGTTCTATCTGCCCGCCGGGCTGGGGCTGGATGTTCCGGCGCTGGTCGCGGCAGGCCTGGCCTTGGCGATGAATACCGCGGCCTATCAGTCGCAGATTCTGCGCAGCGGTTTCGCCGCCATCCCGGCCGGGCAGCTGGAGGCCGCGGCGGTGTTCAGCATCAGCCGCTGGCGCATGTTGCTGCATATCCAGTTGCCGCAGGTGCTGCGTCTGACCCTGCCGGCGCTGATCTCCGAGCTGATCGACGTGATCAAGGTGTCGGCGGTGGTCTCGGTGATCTCCATCACCGACCTGATGCGGGTCAGCCAGCAGTTGGTGTCGCAGACCTACCGACCGCTTGAGGTCTACCTAGTCGCGGCGCTGTTCTACCTGGCGTTGACCAGCCTGCTGGCCCTGCTCGGGCGTGAGCTGGAACGACGCTGGCAGGCACGCAGCTGA
- a CDS encoding LysR family transcriptional regulator: MSRDLPPLNALRAFEAAARLQSVSRAGDELHVTHGAISRQIRALEEQLGVSLFDKDGRGVKLTDAGLRLRDVTSESFERLRGVCADLRRQQEERPFVLGCPGSLLARWFIPRLDRLQRELPELRLQLSASQGELDPRSAEVDATLLFADPPWPADMQVFELAPERIGPVLSPRYANHARLAAATAEALYAEPLLHTTSRPQAWPQWAAAQGLAAERMQQGQGFEHLYYLLEAAAAGLGVAIAPQTLVADDLRAGRLVAPWGFVETTGCLALWTRRVDPRSERLAGWLREELATATD; the protein is encoded by the coding sequence ATGAGCCGAGACCTTCCACCACTCAATGCCCTGCGCGCTTTCGAGGCTGCCGCTCGCCTGCAGAGCGTCAGCCGTGCCGGCGATGAGCTGCATGTCACCCACGGTGCGATCAGCCGGCAGATTCGTGCGCTGGAGGAACAGCTCGGGGTCAGCCTGTTCGACAAGGACGGGCGCGGCGTAAAACTCACCGATGCCGGCTTGCGCCTGCGCGATGTCACCTCGGAAAGCTTCGAGCGCTTGCGTGGCGTCTGTGCCGACCTGCGCCGTCAGCAGGAAGAGCGGCCCTTCGTGCTTGGTTGCCCCGGCAGCCTGCTGGCGCGCTGGTTCATCCCGCGGCTGGATCGCCTGCAGCGCGAACTGCCGGAGTTGCGCCTGCAACTGTCGGCCAGCCAGGGCGAGCTGGATCCGCGCAGCGCCGAGGTGGACGCGACCCTGCTGTTCGCCGATCCGCCCTGGCCGGCCGACATGCAGGTGTTCGAGCTGGCGCCCGAGCGCATCGGCCCGGTGCTCAGCCCGCGTTATGCCAACCATGCACGCCTGGCCGCAGCCACTGCCGAGGCGCTGTACGCCGAGCCGTTGCTGCACACCACCTCGCGTCCCCAGGCCTGGCCACAATGGGCGGCTGCGCAGGGCCTGGCGGCAGAACGCATGCAGCAGGGACAGGGTTTCGAGCACCTCTACTATCTGCTGGAGGCGGCAGCCGCCGGGCTGGGCGTGGCCATCGCCCCGCAGACGCTGGTGGCGGATGACCTGCGTGCCGGTCGCCTGGTCGCGCCCTGGGGCTTCGTCGAGACTACCGGCTGCCTGGCGCTGTGGACACGTCGCGTCGACCCGCGTAGCGAGCGCCTGGCGGGCTGGCTACGGGAAGAACTGGCAACCGCTACGGATTGA
- a CDS encoding sigma-70 family RNA polymerase sigma factor, with protein MSAEVQVLDTLYRDHHSWLQGWLRRRLGNRCDAADLAQDTFVRLLRAGNAASIREPRDYLATVARGLMVDFLRRRSLEQAYLDVLASQPQAEHPSAEQQALLLEALMDVDRMLDGLGRTVREVFILSQLDGLTYAQIAARLGISLRSVNNYMARAVEHCCLLQAGWQS; from the coding sequence ATGTCTGCCGAAGTCCAGGTGCTGGATACCCTCTATCGTGATCATCACAGCTGGCTGCAAGGCTGGCTGCGACGGCGCCTGGGCAACCGTTGCGATGCTGCCGACCTGGCGCAGGACACCTTCGTGCGTCTGCTACGTGCCGGCAACGCGGCGAGCATCCGTGAACCGCGCGATTACCTGGCCACCGTGGCGCGCGGGCTGATGGTCGACTTCCTGCGCCGCCGCTCGCTGGAGCAGGCCTACCTCGATGTGCTGGCCAGCCAGCCGCAGGCAGAACACCCCAGCGCCGAACAGCAGGCGTTGCTGCTGGAAGCGCTGATGGACGTCGACCGTATGCTCGACGGTCTCGGTCGCACGGTGCGCGAGGTGTTCATCCTGTCTCAGCTCGACGGCCTCACCTACGCGCAGATTGCTGCCCGTCTGGGTATCTCCCTGCGCAGTGTGAACAACTACATGGCTCGCGCTGTGGAACACTGCTGCCTGTTGCAGGCAGGTTGGCAGTCGTGA
- a CDS encoding amino acid ABC transporter permease, translating to MNYLPDFGQALLVTLGISFAGAAFGLLLGFVLNALRLAVPGFIGLYRLYVWLVRGTPFLAQLLLIYFGLPVLGLTLDAVQASILALGLYSAAYFAELLRSAWASVPNGQLEAARVHGLSGVQTFWHIQAPQAMAFALPLLGNQVILTIKESAVASIITVPELTMTAGQIVSSTFSYVVPYVLLVLSYWLLTLLVGFVAAGLGRRATRYLRG from the coding sequence ATGAACTACCTCCCCGATTTCGGTCAGGCGCTGCTGGTCACCCTGGGCATCAGCTTTGCCGGCGCAGCCTTCGGTCTGCTGTTGGGCTTCGTGCTCAATGCCCTGCGCCTGGCCGTGCCCGGTTTCATCGGCCTGTATCGGCTTTACGTCTGGCTGGTGCGCGGAACACCGTTCCTGGCCCAACTGCTGCTGATCTACTTTGGCCTGCCAGTGCTGGGCCTGACCCTCGATGCGGTGCAGGCCAGCATCCTTGCGCTGGGCCTGTACAGCGCGGCCTATTTCGCCGAACTGCTGCGCTCGGCCTGGGCCAGCGTGCCCAACGGGCAGCTGGAGGCGGCGCGCGTGCACGGCCTCAGTGGCGTGCAGACCTTCTGGCATATCCAGGCGCCGCAGGCCATGGCCTTCGCCCTGCCGCTGCTGGGCAACCAGGTGATCCTGACCATCAAGGAAAGCGCGGTGGCGTCGATCATCACCGTGCCGGAACTGACCATGACCGCCGGACAGATCGTGTCCAGCACCTTTTCCTATGTCGTGCCCTATGTGCTGCTGGTGCTTTCGTACTGGCTGCTGACGCTGCTGGTCGGTTTCGTTGCCGCCGGGCTTGGCCGGCGCGCCACGCGCTACCTGCGAGGATGA
- a CDS encoding amino acid ABC transporter ATP-binding protein, with protein sequence MSNLPLLELRGVGKSYGANRVLQGFDLSVHAGEIVSLIGPSGSGKTTALRCMNFLEAYDEGEVWIDGQLLGYSGPGRKPRDQDSPAAIAEVRRPLSMVFQQFNLWPHMTVLENVMAPLLLGKGMNKGEARALAESALQRVGLAAKADAYPARLSGGQQQRVGIARALAVKPRLMLLDEPTSALDPELVEEVLQVIRSLADDGMTMVMVTHEMSFAAQISSQVVFMEAGRIVETGAPGEMFQQPATERLKQFLKPWFNRSLSPRAEVTA encoded by the coding sequence ATGAGCAACCTCCCCCTTCTTGAACTGCGCGGCGTTGGCAAGTCCTACGGCGCCAACCGCGTGCTGCAGGGCTTCGACCTCAGTGTGCACGCGGGCGAGATCGTCTCGCTGATCGGCCCGTCCGGTTCGGGCAAGACCACCGCGCTGCGTTGCATGAATTTTCTCGAAGCCTATGACGAAGGCGAGGTGTGGATCGACGGTCAGTTGCTCGGTTACAGCGGCCCGGGCCGCAAACCACGGGATCAGGACAGCCCTGCGGCCATCGCCGAGGTGCGTCGGCCGCTGTCCATGGTGTTCCAGCAATTCAACCTGTGGCCGCACATGACCGTGCTGGAGAACGTCATGGCGCCCCTGCTGCTGGGCAAGGGCATGAACAAGGGCGAAGCGCGTGCCCTGGCCGAAAGCGCGTTGCAGCGTGTCGGCCTGGCGGCCAAGGCCGATGCCTACCCCGCGCGGCTTTCCGGGGGGCAGCAGCAACGTGTCGGTATCGCCCGGGCGCTGGCGGTGAAACCGCGTCTGATGTTGCTCGACGAGCCGACCTCGGCGCTCGACCCGGAGCTGGTCGAGGAAGTGCTGCAGGTGATCCGCAGCCTGGCCGACGATGGCATGACCATGGTCATGGTCACCCACGAGATGAGCTTTGCCGCGCAGATTTCCAGCCAGGTGGTGTTCATGGAAGCTGGACGCATCGTCGAGACCGGCGCGCCGGGCGAGATGTTCCAGCAACCGGCCACCGAGCGCCTGAAACAGTTTCTCAAGCCCTGGTTCAACCGCAGCCTCAGCCCGCGTGCGGAGGTGACGGCATGA
- a CDS encoding M20 family metallo-hydrolase: protein MTAVRVMNAVRGERLQGLLTTLADFGGLEGGGMNRQALSAEDLDARAWLIGEARRIGCRLWTDACANLFIRRDGLEDLPPVMTGSHIDTQPNGGRYDGCYGVMAGLECLLALHDQNLRTRRPIELVVWTNEEGSRFSPGAMGSSAFVEPQRMNAYRGSLDANGISLGEALDAHTERFADLPLREKIAAHAFVELHIEQGPVLERAEVPLGVVSGIQGVRWYQIRCQGASAHAGTTPMDMRRDAMLQATRCLPAIEALAERLAGAEQRLTFGRWQVKPNSINTVAGDVTFSIDFRHADPAVLEAFDAELPNCLPEGAELQPLFSHPPVAFEAGIVEVLQQAADATGEASLSLRSGAFHDAMYLAGHCPTGMLFVPSRDGISHNPNEYTEPSQLEAGARALAWSLVQLAEQV from the coding sequence ATGACGGCTGTACGGGTGATGAATGCCGTGCGTGGCGAACGCCTGCAGGGTTTGCTGACAACCCTGGCCGACTTCGGTGGCCTTGAGGGTGGCGGGATGAATCGCCAGGCGCTGTCGGCGGAGGATCTCGACGCGCGCGCCTGGCTGATCGGCGAAGCCCGGCGTATCGGTTGCCGGCTGTGGACGGATGCCTGCGCCAACCTGTTCATTCGTCGCGACGGCCTGGAAGACCTGCCGCCGGTGATGACCGGCAGCCATATCGATACCCAGCCCAACGGCGGCCGTTATGACGGCTGCTACGGCGTGATGGCCGGGCTGGAATGCCTGCTGGCCCTGCATGACCAGAATCTGCGTACGCGCCGGCCTATCGAACTGGTGGTCTGGACCAACGAGGAAGGCAGCCGTTTCAGCCCGGGGGCCATGGGCTCCAGTGCCTTCGTCGAACCACAGCGCATGAACGCCTATCGCGGCAGCCTCGATGCCAATGGCATCAGCCTGGGGGAGGCGCTGGACGCCCATACCGAGCGTTTCGCCGACCTGCCGCTGCGCGAGAAGATCGCCGCCCATGCTTTCGTCGAGCTGCATATCGAACAGGGCCCGGTGCTGGAGCGTGCCGAGGTGCCACTGGGGGTGGTGTCCGGCATTCAGGGCGTGCGCTGGTATCAGATTCGCTGCCAGGGCGCCTCGGCCCACGCCGGCACCACGCCGATGGACATGCGCCGCGATGCCATGCTGCAGGCCACGCGCTGTCTGCCGGCCATCGAGGCCTTGGCCGAGCGCCTGGCCGGTGCCGAACAGCGCCTGACCTTCGGCCGCTGGCAGGTGAAACCCAATTCGATCAATACCGTGGCGGGCGACGTGACCTTCAGTATCGACTTCCGCCATGCCGACCCGGCCGTGCTGGAGGCCTTCGACGCCGAGTTGCCGAACTGCCTGCCCGAAGGCGCCGAGCTGCAGCCACTGTTCAGCCATCCGCCGGTGGCCTTCGAGGCCGGCATCGTCGAGGTGCTGCAGCAGGCCGCCGATGCCACGGGTGAGGCGTCCCTGAGCCTGCGCTCTGGTGCCTTCCACGATGCCATGTACCTGGCTGGGCATTGCCCCACCGGCATGCTGTTCGTGCCCAGCCGCGATGGCATCAGCCACAACCCCAACGAATACACCGAACCTTCCCAGCTCGAAGCCGGCGCCCGTGCGCTGGCCTGGAGCCTCGTCCAACTGGCCGAACAAGTCTGA
- a CDS encoding methylenetetrahydrofolate reductase: MSNPCSSSTDFIPYTLEVTGKGIREVEQARAAIPAGTPINIAFLGNEDHAQRIHAAKVIRACCAEPVPIISSRRLRSEEDRDELIGALVEQAAPRRFMFVGGDPAIPAGPYHDSLALLASGVLERHGIDQVVITGYPEGHPKIDSGELMRALKWKLDFLREAGCAVEITTQFGFDAEAVVRWIAQLRQQGIETPIRIGVPGPADVGKLLRFARQFGVATSASILRLYGLSMTNLMQRVGAERYWDQLQAGLGGRRLGSIGWHLYPFGGIEDGVTWINARLSAAASLQVSSR, encoded by the coding sequence ATGTCCAACCCGTGCAGCAGTTCCACCGATTTCATCCCCTACACGCTGGAGGTGACTGGCAAGGGTATTCGTGAAGTCGAGCAGGCTCGAGCGGCGATACCTGCAGGCACACCGATCAACATTGCCTTTCTGGGCAATGAAGACCATGCCCAGCGCATCCATGCGGCCAAGGTCATCCGTGCGTGCTGCGCCGAGCCTGTACCGATCATTTCCTCACGTCGGCTGCGCAGCGAGGAGGATCGCGACGAGCTGATCGGCGCGCTGGTCGAGCAGGCGGCACCCAGGCGCTTCATGTTCGTCGGCGGCGATCCGGCCATTCCTGCCGGCCCCTACCACGACTCCCTGGCGCTACTGGCCAGTGGCGTGCTGGAGCGCCACGGCATCGATCAGGTGGTGATCACCGGCTATCCGGAAGGGCACCCGAAGATCGACAGCGGCGAACTCATGCGCGCCCTGAAATGGAAACTGGATTTTCTGCGTGAGGCCGGTTGCGCTGTGGAGATCACCACGCAGTTTGGTTTCGATGCCGAGGCGGTGGTGCGCTGGATCGCGCAACTGCGCCAGCAGGGCATCGAAACGCCCATCCGCATTGGCGTGCCTGGGCCTGCCGATGTTGGCAAGCTGCTGCGCTTTGCCCGTCAGTTCGGCGTGGCGACCTCTGCCTCCATCCTGCGGCTCTATGGGTTATCGATGACCAACCTGATGCAGCGCGTCGGCGCCGAACGTTACTGGGATCAGTTGCAGGCCGGGCTGGGTGGCAGGCGACTGGGTAGCATCGGCTGGCATCTTTACCCCTTCGGCGGAATAGAGGATGGCGTTACCTGGATCAATGCGCGTTTGAGCGCTGCCGCCAGCCTCCAGGTGTCGTCGCGCTAG
- a CDS encoding cupin domain-containing protein: MRKPSPTPSTKAHHTDGLPSLGMRLRHARKVAGLTLKQVAVAAGCSESLISKLENDAASPSLAMLHRLAGALGSNVSTLTSEEWVSDEPVLRAGDRPVKRFVKRNKDGEIGLERITHLQKGGLLQGNIHIVAPGVASDGLIEHPGEEMGYVLTGSIELTIGEQTYSLTAGDAFHFPSNLPHGYRNGGDSEARILWVNTPVTF; the protein is encoded by the coding sequence ATGCGCAAACCCAGTCCTACCCCTTCGACCAAGGCTCACCACACCGATGGCCTGCCCAGCCTGGGCATGCGTCTGCGCCATGCGCGCAAGGTCGCCGGGCTGACCCTCAAGCAGGTGGCGGTTGCCGCTGGCTGCTCGGAAAGCCTGATCTCCAAGCTGGAGAACGATGCGGCTTCGCCTTCGCTGGCCATGCTGCACCGTTTGGCGGGTGCGCTGGGCAGCAACGTGTCGACGCTCACGTCCGAGGAATGGGTATCCGACGAGCCCGTGCTGCGCGCCGGCGACAGGCCGGTGAAGCGTTTCGTCAAACGCAACAAGGACGGCGAGATAGGCCTGGAGCGCATCACGCATCTGCAGAAGGGTGGTCTGCTGCAGGGCAATATCCATATTGTTGCGCCTGGCGTGGCCAGCGATGGCCTGATCGAACACCCCGGTGAGGAAATGGGCTACGTGCTGACCGGCAGCATCGAGCTGACCATCGGCGAGCAGACCTACAGCCTGACGGCTGGCGATGCCTTCCATTTCCCCAGCAACCTGCCTCACGGCTACCGCAACGGTGGCGATAGCGAGGCCCGCATTCTCTGGGTCAATACGCCGGTCACCTTCTGA